In the Breoghania sp. genome, GCTGATCTTTGAGCGTATCCGTGAAGAAGTGCGTGCCGGACGTTCTGCGGTTTCCGCACTTGATGCAGGGTTCTCGCGGGCTCTGGGTACCATTCTTGATGCCAACATCACCACGCTGATCGCTGCCGTCATCCTGTTCTATCTGGGGTCCGGTCCGATCCGCGGCTTTGCGGTGACGCTGGCCATCGGCATCATCACCACCGTGTTCTCGGCCTTCACCTTCACCCGGTTCCTTGTCGCCATGTGGCTGCGGAATCGCCGCCCGTCGCGACTGCCGATCTGAGCGAACCGGAAGGGATTAGAAATGCGTCTACTCAGGTTAGTTCCGGAGAACACCAACTTCGGGTTCATGAAGAACCGGTACATCAGCTTCACGCTGTCCGGTACGCTCATCATCGTGTCGATCGTTCTGTTCCTGTCGATGGGCCTGAATTACGGCATCGACTTCAAGGGCGGCACGGTCATCGAAATCGAGACCAAGGACGGTCCCGCCAATATCGGCGACATCCGTGCAGAGCTGTCGGAATTGCGGCTGGGCGATGTGCAGGTGCAGGAGTTCGGCGCGCCGAATGACGTGCTCATCCGCATCGAGCGCCAGCAGGGCGGGGAATCCGCTCAGCAGCGTGCGATCGCCCTGGTGCGCGACACGTTCGGGGATTCGGTGATCTTCCGCCGGGTTGAAGTTGTGGGACCGCGTGTTTCCGGCGAACTCGCTCAGGCGGGTACTCTGGCGGTTCTGGCGTCGCTTTTTGCGGTGCTGGTCTATATCTGGTTCCGCTTCGAATGGCAGTTCGCCGTGGGAGCGGTCGCTGCGACAGTGCATGACGTGATCATCACCATCGGCATGTTCTCGGTGCTGCGTCTCGATTTCACGCTGTCGAGCATCGCGGCGATCCTCACCATCGTGGGCTATTCGCTCAACGATACGGTGGTGGTCTATGACCGGATCCGTGAAGACCTGCGCAAATACAAGAAGAAGCCGTTGCTGGAGCTGCTCGACAGTTCCATCAACCAGACCCTGAGCCGTACGACCATGACGTCGTTCTCCACGCTTCTTGCGTTGGGATCACTCTATGTGTTTGGCGGCGAGGTCATTCGCTCCTTCACCTTTGCCATGATCTGGGGCATCGGCGTCGGCACCTATTCGTCCATCTTCGTGGCGGCGCCGATCCTGAACTTCCTCAATCTGCGCAATGACAAGAGCAAGTCCGGCGATCAGGAGCAGGCAACTCCGGCCTGAGGCTCTCATGGCGCGTCGTCCGTCGGGTATCCTTCCGGTTAAAGCTCAGGGCCTCGTTATTCGCGAGGCCCATTTCCCCGGTCGCGCGCCAATAGACGCCTATGGTGATGGCGGCTTCCGCTTTGCGGACATGTCGCATCGCGGATCGCTGCTGGTACTGCCAAGCGGCATTCATGGCTGGGACCCGAGCAGGCCCGGCGATCTGACCATGCAGGCCTTTGCGCCCGTCTTCGAGCAATCGCGCGAAATCGAGATCCTGCTGATTGGTACCGGAAACGAACTTGTGCGCATCGACGAGGGGCTGAGGCAGAAGTTTCGCGAACACGGGATCATGGCCGATTCCATGGCGACGGGCGCCGCCGTGCGCACGCTCAACGTGCTTCTGGCGGAAAATCGCGCCGTGGCGGCAGCGTTGATCGCCGTCGAATAGAAAATAACGCAAATATCTCTAAATTCGCATTGCGGCAGGCTGGCAGCCTTTGCGCGGAGGCCTATCTTTTCCTGCAATGACCGACACAGACGCCTATTGTCAGACACTCGTACGCGACCTGGACAGGGATCGTTATCTCGCAACGCTGTTCGCACCCGCGGATAAGCGCCCAGGCCTGTTTGGGCTCTATGCCTTCAATGCGGAAGTCGCGAGCGTTCGCGACAAGGTCTCGGATGCCTTGCCCGGTGAAGTGCGGTTGCAATGGTGGCGCGATGTGCTGGACGGGGGCGCCTATGGGGATGTGGGCGGGCATCCGGTCGCGGCCGCGCTGCTTGAGACCATCGAGAGTTACAATCTCCCACGCGAGCCATTCCACAACCTCCTGGAGGCCCGGATTTTCGATCTCTATGAAGATCCCATGCCGACGCTGGCCGATCTGGAAGGCTATGCAGGGGAGACGTCATCGGTCCCGATGCAACTCGCCTCCATGATCCTGAGTGGGGATCCCGCGCATGCGCTGTGTGAAGCTTCCGGCCACGGGGGCGTGGCCTATGCGCTGACCGGGTTGATGCGGTCCTTGCCGTGGCATGCCCGTCGCCATCAGATGTATCTGCCCGCCGATATGCTGGATGCCTTCGGGGTCGATCCGAACGATGTCTTTTGCGGGCGGACAACGCCTGCCTTGAAGGCCTGTCTCGCCGAGCTTCGGCTCATCACGCGCAAGCATCTTGCCAAGACCCAGGCCTCGATCCGAAGTCTGGGACAGGGGTGTGGCCCGGCCATGCTGCCGGTGGCCCTTGTGGCCGGCTATCTGGCGCGAATGGATCACCCTGATTATGACCCGCTTCACACGGCGGTGGAGATCCCCCAGTGGCGGCGGCAATGGACGCTGTGGCGGGCTTGCCGCCAGGCCAACAAGTGCAAGGCCTGCTGAGTCAAAACAAAACGCGCGCCGGGCAAGGGCGCGCGTTTTTCGCGTTTCAGGCATACGAAGCGAAGCTTGGCGTAGCCCCGGCCTAGTCGGCGGCGGGAATACCGCTTCCCTCCAGCCAGGTGTCGAAATCGGCCATGGCACGGGATGTCAGGGCGCGTTTCTTGGCCTTGGCCTTGTCCGGACCGCGCATGCGCTTGCCGTCTTCGCTCTTCTTGGAAAACTCCACCGGCGGGAACAGGCCGAAATTCACGTTCATCGGCTGGAAAGAGCGCTTGCCCGTTTCCTCGCCTTCCAGATGGCCGACGGTGATGTGGTTGAGCAGAGCGCCCATGGCCGTTGTAACCGGCGGCTGCGGCATGTCTTTTCCCAGACGCTCCGCTGCGGCGAAGCGGCCCGCCATACAGCCGACGGAGGCCGATTCCACATATCCCTCGCAGCCGGTGATCTGACCCGCGAAACGAAGGCGATCCTGGGCCTTCAGGCGCAGGGTGCCGTCCAGAAGCTTGGGGGAGTTCAGGAAGGTGTTGCGATGCAGGCCGCCCAGACGGGCAAACTGGGCGTTTTCCAGCCCCGGAATCATGCGGAAGATCTCCGACTGAACCCCGTATTTTAGCTTCGTCTGGAAACCGACCATGTTGTAGAGCGTGCCAAGCGCGTTGTCCTGACGGAGCTGGACAACCGCATAGGCCTTTTCGTCGGGCTTGTGCGCATTCGTCAGGCCCATGGGCTTCATCGGTCCGTGGCGCAGGGTTTCCCGTCCGCGCTCAGCCATGACCTCAATGGGCAGGCAACCGTCGAAATAGGGGGTCTTTTCCCATTCCTTGAACTCGGTCTTTTCGCCTGCGATCAGCGCATCGATGAAGGCTTCATACTGGTCACGGTTCATCGGGCAGTTGATGTAATCCGCGCCCGTGCCGCCCGGCCCCACCTTGTCGTAGCGCGACTGGAACCAGGCAATGTCCATGTCGATGCTGTCGAAGTGGACGATGGGCGCGATGGCGTCGAAGAAGGCGAGCGCGTCCTCGTCGGTGATTGAGAGGACTGCCTCGCTCAACGCAGGCGAGGTGAGCGGGCCGGTCGCGATGATCACGCTGTCCCAGTCGGCGGGCGGAAGGGCTGCGATTTCCTCGCGCTGGATCGTGATCAGCGGATGCGCTTCGAGCGCTGCGGTTACGGCGGCGGAAAACCCGTGTCGATCGACGGCCAGTGCCCCGCCTGCGGGCACCTGATTGGCATCCGCGCATTTCATGATCAGGGAGCCCGCGCGGCGCAGTTCCGCATGCAGCAGCCCCACAGCGTTCAGCTCCGCGTCATCGGAGCGGAAGGAGTTGGAGCAGACCAGCTCCGCCAGTCCTTCGCTCACATGGGCCTCGGTGCCGCGATGGGGGCGCATTTCGTGCAGGATGACGGGCACGCCGGCTTGCGCGGCCTGCCATGCGGCTTCAGAACCGGCAAGGCCACCGCCGATGACATGAATCGGGTTCATGGACTAATAAATCCCGCTGTTGAGTGAACCGTGTCGACGAGCCGGGCTCGGGGCTCGCATGATGCGGGGCCTCCGATGCGTGTGGAGGCAGCCCGAGTGCAACGTCGTTGCGGTGCTGATACCGTGTCGGCTTGGCAGGCGCAACGTTTGAGCGTAACTCTGCGCGACGCGAAAACGACAGGATTAGCGAAGAGACAATGATTGGCACGGCGAACAGGCACAAAGCCCCCGAACACCGACGCCTTGGCATGTCGCGATATGTCTTCTGGTGGGGGCTCTTGGGCCTGCTGGCCGGCTGTGCCGGCCAGGCGCTTGACGCCCCCTCCACATGGTATAGCCGGCACAATGCGGTGAAGCCGAGGGGCGACCGGATCGTCATCTGTCACGGTTTCGGGTGCAATCTGCGTACGCCGGTCGATTTCTCCGCCAAAGACCTCGCGCGACTGCAGGAGATCATCGCTTCGGGCGATGCGTCGCCGGCTGCGGAGCGCCAGGCGCTTGCCCGCGCCGTCCAATGGCAGGAACTGCGTGTTGCCCCCACTGTCGGCTCCGGCAACGACAAGGGCGGCTTCACCTTCGATTCCGGCGTCCCCGGCCAGATGGACTGCATCGACGAGGCGACCAATACGACGAGCCTCTTGCTGGTGGCCGAAAGACACGGCTTCCTGAAGCATCATGTGGTGCGCAGTCCGGTTGCGCGCGGGTTCTTTCTGGACGGCCGCTACCCGCATGCTACTGCGGTCGTTTCCGAAAAGAAGAGCAACGACGCATGGGCGATCGATTCCTGGACCCATGACAACGGCGTTTCGCCGGACGTGATGCCGCTCGACACGTGGTTCGCGCAATATGGCGGCAGCTGAGCCGGAGGCGCACGGCATCACCGTCCGAGGCCGATGCCGGAAACCCTACGTCAGAAACGAAAACGCCCACCGGGGGAGGGACCGGCGGGCGTGTATTCGGGCGGGGAAAGAGGGAACCAGAACCCCGCCTTCAACCTCGAAATTGGGAGGGAAAATTTCGAGGTAAAACGGTAACTTAGTTCACCGAGCGGCGGGCGACGAATTCGATGTCGCCGCGGCCGATGCCGAGGTCATGCAGCTCGTGGTCGGACAGACGCGACAGTTCGGCAACCGTGCGGTGGTAGTTTTTCCAAGAGCGATACTTGCGTGTGAACGTGTTGAACATTGTCATCTCCATCGGGGCTCTGACCTTGGCAGCCCGCTTCGGATGTGTTTGCGCCGGGGCCTCGGTGATCTCTTATGGTGATTATCTAGGCGATTGGCATAGAATCAGGCAGTCACCTGCCTGCATAGCTGCCTTGCACTGGCGTATGAGCGATAATATCGCACCGTCGTTGCACGCTGTGCCCATTTTCTGTGCATGACGCTTTCCGAAGCTCCCTCTAGGGAAGCTGGCAAATACTGACAATGAAAACGTCTGTTCGCGGGGAAATATGCCAATACCGATGGGGCTGGTGAGGCGTCTGCGCGAAAAACGCTCTGCCTGAGGGGGCCTGTAGGTGGAAAATGGGGTGTCTCAAGACGCGCTCGAAAGCGAATATCGTGCCAGTTAACCTTTTGTTAGGTCGAAAAAAAACTGCGCGCGGACGTAAGAACAGGGGCTCTTTTGCGACGAAATTTTCGCCGGCCCAAGGCGCCCTGACGCTGCCGCCGGGAAAGACTGTCCTACGCAGGGGCAATTGGTGAGTCGTTTGCGGGCGCGTCGGGCTCGCTGCATTCTTTCTGACACTTGCCGTAGCGGAGAGAATGTCATCGGCTTTCCGATATCGGGGGTGGATTCCTCCAATCGGATCCGCTCTGCCTTGGCCTCTCGGGTGAGTGGTGTCGCCATGACCTTCTCGGCGCGGTGACACCTCCCCGAAAGCTGCTGAAGGCCGTTCTGCTACATGTGCCGGGCTTCCCGACGGCGCGCTTCTTCCTGTTGCGGGGTGTCGTTCTTCGGGCCTCCGAGCGCTTGTGACAGGTCGAAAGGCTGGTCCGCTAGCCGGTTGCCGGGTGATTCCCAATTGGGCCGCTCTATGCCTGGATGGTGTTGGCAAGCATGAGGAGCGATCACCCAGGTCTATGATACGGGGGAGTTGGCTTGCTGCCCCTCCGCTGCGTCCTCAGGGTGGCCAGGAAGCCTGTTCTGCGGTCTCTTTTCACGCCTCTTCGCCCCTATCGCCGCCATTCGTATTCCACTTGTGGGGCTGGGCGGGAAGTCGCCTGCTTATGTCAGCATCGACGCGCGCCTGTTTGCCCCCGACCGAAGTGTTCGGCGAGGTCTGGGCGGGTTTCGTGTTTTCTAACCGGATTGGCGCAGGCGAAAAAAAACGCTCGGCGGCGGGAGGAGGTGCCGACGAGCGTTCTTTTTCCTGAGGGCCTGGGAGGAGGTAGCCCTGTCGGAACGTCCAATTGGCCTGGGAGGAGGTAGCCGCATGGACGCAAACTGTTTGGAAAAATGCGCTCGCTGGTGGGAGGAGGTACCAGCGAGCGCTTTTTCCTGAGGGGCCTGGGAGGAGGTAGCCCCATCGGAACGTCCAATTGGCCTGGGAGGAGGTAGCCGCATGGACGCAAACTGTTTGGAAAAATGCGCTCGCTGGTGGGAGGAGGTACCAGCGAGCGCTTTTTCCTGAGGGGCCTGGGAGGAGGTGGCCCCATCGGAACGTCCATTAGGCCTGGGAGGAGGTGGCCACCTGGACGCAAACTCTGCTTCCCATTTGCCCCTGTCGCGGATGCGCGGCGATTTGGTCTGCCGTGCGCCTTGCGCCTGGGAAAGTCGCCCGCCGGTGGGAGGAGGTACCGGCGGGCGCCTTTTAATCTGCAAAGACCTGGGAGGAGGTAGTCCTTGCAGAACGTTCACTCGGCCTGGGAGGAGGTAGCCTCATGAACGCAAAACTCTTGAGTGCGCGCTTGGCTTAAACGGAAGCCCTGCGAGCGACGAACTCGATATCGGTGCGCCCGATACCCAGATCGTGAAGTTCGCGATTAGACAGCTTCGAAAGCTCGTCATAGGTCTCGCGATATTTCCGCCAGCTGCGGAAGCGATGTGAAAGCGTGGTGAGCATCTCAGGACCCCAAAGCTTCTGACCGGTTCGTCTACCGCGTTGTTGCGGTGCAGCGCGTTGTCGATGACCCTTACCTAAGCCAATCGAAGTTGCGTCGCGAGTGGGGTGGTCGCATAGCAGGTCTGCGTTTTGTGCAAAGCAACAAAATGACGCAGAGAAAAGGCACATTTCTGCCACTTATGCGCCGTTTTGCCCCTCCGTGTCATCACGTAGGTTTGCCGTGTTTTTGGGCAGGAAATGCCGCAAATATACAAGCATTTTAAATTGTGCAGCGCAAAATTTTTAGCCTGAAAACTCGCCCAAAATCGCAGGTTTCAGGGACATTGCGGCGCGGGTGCGCCGCAATGTCATTCGGCTGCCTCGTTTTTGCGCTTCGGTCGCCGTGTCAGAAGTTCTTTCAGGAACTGGCCGGTGTAGCTTTTTTCAACAGCGACAAGATCTTCGGGGCGTCCGCGTGCGACAATTTCGCCTCCACCGTCTCCCCCTTCCGGTCCAAGGTCCAAAACCCAGTCCGCCGTCTTGATGACTTCGAGGTTGTGCTCGATCACCACGACGGTATTTCCCTGCTCGACCAGTGAGTGAAGAACCTCCAGCAGCTTCGCCACGTCGTGGAAGTGCAGTCCTGTCGTTGGCTCGTCGAGAATATAAAGTGTGCGACCGGTCGCGCGTTTCGACAATTCCTTGGCGAGCTTCACGCGCTGCGCTTCGCCGCCCGACAGAGTCGTCGCCTGCTGACCCACCTTGATGTAATCCAGTCCCACCTCGCGCAGGGTGACCAGCTTGTCGCGGATGGAGGGGACGGCGGAGAAGAACTCCGCGCCTTCCTCAACCGTCATGTCGAGGACATCGGCGATGGACTTGCCCTTGAACTGCACTTCAAGCGTTTCGCGATTGTAGCGCTTGCCCTTGCACACATCACAGGTGACGTAGACATCCGGCAGGAAGTGCATCTCGATCTTGATGACGCCATCGCCCTGGCAGGCCTCGCAGCGCCCGCCCTTCACGTTGAACGAGAATCGTCCCGGCGCATAGCCGCGCGCCTTGGCTTCCGGCAGGCCTGCGAACCATTCGCGGATCGGCGTGAAGGCGCCGGTATATGTGGCCGGGTTTGAGCGCGGGGTTCGGCCGATCGGCGACTGGTCGATGTCGATGACCTTGTCGAGAAATTCCAGGCCTTCGAGGCGGTCATGTGGAGCGGGGTTGTCCCGTGCGCCGTTCAGCCTTCGGGCCACCGCCTTGTAGATTGTGTCGATGAGCAGCGTAGACTTGCCGCCGCCCGAAACACCCGTGATGCAAGTAAAGGTGCCGAGCGGAATTTCCGCGGTCACGTTCTTCAGGTTGTTGCCGTTGGCCCCCGTGACCTTCAGGCGCTTTGTCTTGGAGATCTTGCGTCGTTCTGCAGGAACCGGAACCTCCAGATCGCCGGACAGATAGCGTCCGGTGAGCGATTTCGGGCAGGCCAAGATATCGGCCGGGGTGCCGGCGGCGATGATTTCGCCGCCATGGACGCCCGCGCCGGGGCCGACGTCGATGACATGATCGGCGGTCAGGATCGCATCTTCATCGTGTTCGACAACGATCACCGTGTTGCCGAGATCGCGCAGGTGCTTCAGCGTTTCAAGAAGGCGGGCGTTGTCCCGCTGATGCAGGCCGATGGAGGGCTCGTCCAGTACGTAGAGAACGCCGGTCAGGCCGGAGCCGATTTGCGACGCCAGGCGAATGCGCTGGCTTTCGCCGCCCGACAGCGTGCCGGAGTTGCGCGAAAGCGTCAGGTATTCCAGCCCCACATCGTTGAGGAACTTCAGCCGCTCGCGAATCTCTTTGAGGATTCGCGGCGCGATCTCATTCTGTTTTGTGTTGAGCTGGCCGGGCAGGGCCTCGAACCACTCCGCAGCCTTGCGGATGGAAAGGGCCGTCACCTCGCCGATATGGCGGCCGCCGATTTTCACCGCCAGGGCCTCCGGCTTCAGCCGGTAACCGTTGCAGGCCTCGCAGGGCGTGTCGGACTGGTAGCGTGACAGCTCCTCCCGAACCCAGTTCGATTCCGTTTCCCGCCAGCGGCGCTCGATATTGCGCACCACGCCCTCAAACGGCTTTGTGGTGGAATAGCTGCGCGAGCCGTCATCATAGGTGAAGGTGATTTCCTCATCGCCGGAGCCATAGAGAATGACATCACGCACGCTTTCGGGAAGATCATCCCAGGCGTCGTTCATCGAGACGTCGAAGTGGCGGCATACCGCTTCCAGCGTCTGGGCGTAATAAGGAGAGGTGGCGCCGGTACGCGCCCAGGGGGCAACAGCGCCGCCGCGCAACGTCAGCGATCCGTCGGGTACGACAAGCGCCCCCTCGAAAGCGAGCATCGTGCCAAGGCCGTCGCAGCTTGGGCAGGCGCCGAAGGGGTTGTTGAACGAAAACAGGCGCGGCTCGATTTCGGAAATGGTGAAACCGGAGACCGGGCAGGCGAACTTTTCCGAAAAGACGATGCGCTGGTGGGTCTCGTTCTTGTTCTGAAGAACGGCGGAGGCATCGGCGGGATCATTGGGACGATCCGCGAACTCGACGATTGCGAGCCCGTCCGCCAGCTGAAGGGCCGTCTCGAAACTGTCCGCCAGCCGGTTGGCGATGTCCGCGCGCACCACAAGGCGATCGACGACCACGTCGATGTCGTGTTTCAGCTTCTTGTCGAGCGCAGGCGCTTCGGCGATCTCGTGGAATTCACCATCGATCTT is a window encoding:
- a CDS encoding DUF1127 domain-containing protein, producing MLTTLSHRFRSWRKYRETYDELSKLSNRELHDLGIGRTDIEFVARRASV
- the secF gene encoding protein translocase subunit SecF → MRLLRLVPENTNFGFMKNRYISFTLSGTLIIVSIVLFLSMGLNYGIDFKGGTVIEIETKDGPANIGDIRAELSELRLGDVQVQEFGAPNDVLIRIERQQGGESAQQRAIALVRDTFGDSVIFRRVEVVGPRVSGELAQAGTLAVLASLFAVLVYIWFRFEWQFAVGAVAATVHDVIITIGMFSVLRLDFTLSSIAAILTIVGYSLNDTVVVYDRIREDLRKYKKKPLLELLDSSINQTLSRTTMTSFSTLLALGSLYVFGGEVIRSFTFAMIWGIGVGTYSSIFVAAPILNFLNLRNDKSKSGDQEQATPA
- a CDS encoding Mth938-like domain-containing protein gives rise to the protein MARRPSGILPVKAQGLVIREAHFPGRAPIDAYGDGGFRFADMSHRGSLLVLPSGIHGWDPSRPGDLTMQAFAPVFEQSREIEILLIGTGNELVRIDEGLRQKFREHGIMADSMATGAAVRTLNVLLAENRAVAAALIAVE
- the trmFO gene encoding methylenetetrahydrofolate--tRNA-(uracil(54)-C(5))-methyltransferase (FADH(2)-oxidizing) TrmFO, encoding MNPIHVIGGGLAGSEAAWQAAQAGVPVILHEMRPHRGTEAHVSEGLAELVCSNSFRSDDAELNAVGLLHAELRRAGSLIMKCADANQVPAGGALAVDRHGFSAAVTAALEAHPLITIQREEIAALPPADWDSVIIATGPLTSPALSEAVLSITDEDALAFFDAIAPIVHFDSIDMDIAWFQSRYDKVGPGGTGADYINCPMNRDQYEAFIDALIAGEKTEFKEWEKTPYFDGCLPIEVMAERGRETLRHGPMKPMGLTNAHKPDEKAYAVVQLRQDNALGTLYNMVGFQTKLKYGVQSEIFRMIPGLENAQFARLGGLHRNTFLNSPKLLDGTLRLKAQDRLRFAGQITGCEGYVESASVGCMAGRFAAAERLGKDMPQPPVTTAMGALLNHITVGHLEGEETGKRSFQPMNVNFGLFPPVEFSKKSEDGKRMRGPDKAKAKKRALTSRAMADFDTWLEGSGIPAAD
- the uvrA gene encoding excinuclease ABC subunit UvrA, producing the protein MPDQLTEPSRSISIRGAREHNLKNVDLDIPRDKLVVMTGLSGSGKSSLAFDTIYAEGQRRYVESLSAYARQFLEMMQKPDVDQIDGLSPAISIEQKTTSRNPRSTVGTVTEIYDYMRLLFARVGVPYSPATGLPIESQTVSQMVDRVLELEEGSRLYLLAPIVRGRKGEYRKELAELMKKGFQRVKIDGEFHEIAEAPALDKKLKHDIDVVVDRLVVRADIANRLADSFETALQLADGLAIVEFADRPNDPADASAVLQNKNETHQRIVFSEKFACPVSGFTISEIEPRLFSFNNPFGACPSCDGLGTMLAFEGALVVPDGSLTLRGGAVAPWARTGATSPYYAQTLEAVCRHFDVSMNDAWDDLPESVRDVILYGSGDEEITFTYDDGSRSYSTTKPFEGVVRNIERRWRETESNWVREELSRYQSDTPCEACNGYRLKPEALAVKIGGRHIGEVTALSIRKAAEWFEALPGQLNTKQNEIAPRILKEIRERLKFLNDVGLEYLTLSRNSGTLSGGESQRIRLASQIGSGLTGVLYVLDEPSIGLHQRDNARLLETLKHLRDLGNTVIVVEHDEDAILTADHVIDVGPGAGVHGGEIIAAGTPADILACPKSLTGRYLSGDLEVPVPAERRKISKTKRLKVTGANGNNLKNVTAEIPLGTFTCITGVSGGGKSTLLIDTIYKAVARRLNGARDNPAPHDRLEGLEFLDKVIDIDQSPIGRTPRSNPATYTGAFTPIREWFAGLPEAKARGYAPGRFSFNVKGGRCEACQGDGVIKIEMHFLPDVYVTCDVCKGKRYNRETLEVQFKGKSIADVLDMTVEEGAEFFSAVPSIRDKLVTLREVGLDYIKVGQQATTLSGGEAQRVKLAKELSKRATGRTLYILDEPTTGLHFHDVAKLLEVLHSLVEQGNTVVVIEHNLEVIKTADWVLDLGPEGGDGGGEIVARGRPEDLVAVEKSYTGQFLKELLTRRPKRKNEAAE
- a CDS encoding DUF1127 domain-containing protein, translating into MFNTFTRKYRSWKNYHRTVAELSRLSDHELHDLGIGRGDIEFVARRSVN
- a CDS encoding phytoene/squalene synthase family protein, with protein sequence MTDTDAYCQTLVRDLDRDRYLATLFAPADKRPGLFGLYAFNAEVASVRDKVSDALPGEVRLQWWRDVLDGGAYGDVGGHPVAAALLETIESYNLPREPFHNLLEARIFDLYEDPMPTLADLEGYAGETSSVPMQLASMILSGDPAHALCEASGHGGVAYALTGLMRSLPWHARRHQMYLPADMLDAFGVDPNDVFCGRTTPALKACLAELRLITRKHLAKTQASIRSLGQGCGPAMLPVALVAGYLARMDHPDYDPLHTAVEIPQWRRQWTLWRACRQANKCKAC